A stretch of the Denticeps clupeoides chromosome 6, fDenClu1.1, whole genome shotgun sequence genome encodes the following:
- the LOC114792708 gene encoding small nuclear ribonucleoprotein Sm D2 encodes MSLLNKPKSEMTPEELQKREEEEFNTGPLSVLTQSVKNNTQVLVNCRNNKKLLGRVKAFDRHCNMVLENVKEMWTEVPKSGKGKKKSKPVNKDRYISKMFLRGDSVIVVLRNPLITGK; translated from the exons at GAGTTTGTTAAATAAGCCGAAATCTGAGATGACCCCGGAGGAGCTCCAgaagcgggaggaggaggaatttaACACGGGGCCGTTGTCCGTCCTCACCCAGTCGgtgaaaaacaacacacaggTCCTGGTTAACTGCAGGAACAATAAGAAGCTCCTGGGCAGAGTCAAGGCCTTCGACAG GCACTGCAACATGGTTCTGGAGAATGTGAAAGAAATGTGGACAGAGGTACCAAAGAGTGGAAAGGGTAAAAAGAAATCCAAGCCTGTCAACAAGGACCGTTACATCTCCAAAATGTTCCTGCGTGGAGACTCAGTCATCGTGGTTCTCAGGAACCCTCTCATCACTGGAAAATAA
- the LOC114792965 gene encoding putative transcription factor ovo-like protein 3 translates to MPRSFLVKRKQGSPVVCRWRDSPTSVEVHTPNASPPIICPESPAERPSILTSSPVMETSPSCYPVLVHNPSHNPFCHQTLLPTASHVKTHSVAGSTEFLCPVCSKVFPLQRMLTRHLKCHSLVKRHPCRYCGKGFNDTFDLKRHMRTHTGIRPYRCELCEKAFTQRCSLESHLRKIHGVRQQYAYRQRRSKIFVCEDCGFTSSRPDEYFLHIRQHHPGSPALRRYYRKHVPEGTGTSADPKISPFILYPPTGFYI, encoded by the exons ATGCCTCGGTCCTTCCTAGTGAAGAGGAAACAGGGATCACCTGTTGTTTGCAGATGGAGAGATTCCCCAACATCAG ttgAAGTTCATACACCAAATGCTTCTCCTCCCATCATATGCCCCGAGTCTCCAGCAGAACGTCCCTCAATTCTGACCTCAAGCCCAGTGATGGAGACCAGCCCGTCCTGCTACCCTGTCCTGGTCCACAACCCTTCCCACAATCCCTTCTGCCACCAGACTCTACTACCCACAGCATCTCATGTAAAG ACTCACTCGGTGGCTGGGTCAACGGAGTTTCTGTGCCCGGTGTGCAGTAAGGTGTTCCCACTGCAGCGAATGCTGACACGCCACCTGAAGTGCCACAGCCTAGTAAAGAGACACCCATGCAGGTACTGTGGGAAGGGCTTCAACGACACGTTTGACCTCAAGAGGCACATGCGCACCCATACAG GCATTCGACCCTACAGGTGTGAGCTGTGTGAGAAGGCCTTCACGCAGCGGTGCTCGCTCGAATCCCACCTGAGGAAGATCCATGGCGTGCGGCAACAGTACGCCTACCGCCAGCGCCGCTCCAAGATCTTCGTGTGTGAGGACTGTGGCTTTACCTCCAGCCGGCCAGATGAATATTTCCTGCACATACGGCAGCATCACCCTGGCAGCCCGGCCCTGCGCAGGTATTACCGCAAGCACGTTCCCGAGGGCACAGGCACGTCGGCCGACCCCAAGATCAGCCCCTTTATTCTCTATCCACCGACTGGTTTCTACATCTGA
- the LOC114792092 gene encoding sphingolipid delta(4)-desaturase/C4-monooxygenase DES2-like, with protein MGNTATRDDFEWVYTEQPHCSRRRQILAKHPEIKSLMGPDPQLKWVVTAMVLTQVLCCYLVQDLSWRWVIFWAYVFGGCINHSMTLAIHDISHNVPFGNKEAFRNRLFGIFANLPIGLPYSISFKKYHVDHHRYLGGDGLDVDIPTRLEGRLFNSPACKVLWLILQPLFYALRPLVVNPKPITRMEVLNAVVQLIFDGLLVWCWGPKPLVYLIAGSILCMGLHPISGHFIAEHYMYAKGIETYSYYGLLNFITFNVGYHMEHHDFPSIPGSRLPLVKKIAPEFYDSLPQHDSWIRVLWDFVFCDSLGPYSRVKRTYPLPKDK; from the exons ATGGGGAACACGGCGACGAGGGACGACTTTGAATGGGTTTACACGGAGCAGCCCCACTGCAGCCGCAGGAGGCAGATATTAG CCAAACATCCAGAAATCAAGTCCTTGATGGGTCCAGACCCGCAGCTGAAGTGGGTGGTGACGGCCATGGTTCTCACTCAGGTGTTGTGCTGCTATCTGGTGCAGGATCTCAGCTGGAGATGGGTGATCTTCTGGGCCTATGTCTTTGGTGGCTGCATCAACCACTCCATGACCTTGGCCATTCACGACATCTCCCACAATGTGCCATTTGGCAACAAAGAGGCTTTTCGGAACAGACTATTTGGCATTTTTGCAAACCTGCCCATTGGTTTGCCTTATTCCATCAGCTTTAAGAAGTACCATGTAGATCATCACAGATACCTTGGCGGTGATGGGTTGGATGTAGACATTCCTACCCGACTTGAGGGTCGCTTGTTCAATTCTCCAGCTTGTAAAGTTTTGTGGCTCATCTTGCAGCCCTTGTTTTATGCCTTGCGGCCATTAGTTGTCAACCCAAAGCCAATTACACGGATGGAAGTCCTGAATGCTGTTGTCCAGTTGATCTTTGATGGTCTACTGGTGTGGTGTTGGGGTCCCAAGCCCCTGGTATATCTGATTGCTGGATCCATCCTGTGCATGGGGCTCCATCCCATCTCTGGGCACTTCATTGCAGAGCACTATATGTACGCGAAAGGCATAGAGACATATTCCTACTACGGCCTCCTAAATTTCATCACCTTTAATGTTGGCTACCACATGGAGCATCATGACTTTCCCAGCATTCCTGGAAGCCGCCTACCtctg GTGAAGAAGATTGCGCCTGAGTTCTACGACAGTTTGCCACAACATGACTCCTGGATTCGTGTTCTTTGGGACTTTGTATTTTGTGACTCGCTGGGACCCTATTCCAGAGTAAAGCGGACCTATCCACTGCCAAAGGATAAATAG
- the dmpk gene encoding myotonin-protein kinase isoform X1, which translates to MSEGPGSGDSDLAVGHQALGPVGLQTLLDLLVGVYQEFRASPLAREKYVSGFLQWVEPLVRQVKRTRIQRDDFDILKVIGRGTFSEVAVARMRSTQQVYALKIMNKWDMLKRGETACYQEEREVLLKGDRRWITELHYAFQDDNYLYLVMDYYVGGDLLTLLSKFGDRLPEDMAQFYLAEMVMAIDSVHRLGYVHRDIKPDNILLTAEGHIRLGDFGSCLRLQEDGMVHSSLAVGTPDYLSPEILRAVEGGGAYGIECDWWALGVCTYEMLFGTTPFYAESISETYAKIIHFQEYFEFPPTDPDVSAEARSLITGLICERQERLGTRGSGDFRAHPFFAGLDWGSLHHLPPPFRPEVSNSTDTSNFDVLDDCLSETETLSDVMDRAPVGVHLAFVGYSYTATRDTGAIDRSQVIMMEIDHQVQECHHFEEKLTPVWPCIKADTPAVLELPLAMEHGTAELSTELEKSRRQNEELERRLQEVEKRNGELERELEKLQGEIQGLRNQREKGKKIAEMRVCPSPFSLPAHPLDPVGDNTVAPPACHYPLVIPVLRHLLLFHRVRWPQVRCESYLLVCAGGGELPAWERHCSSELS; encoded by the exons ATGTCAGAGGGCCCCGGGTCTGGAGATTCCGACCTGGCAGTGGGCCACCAAGCCCTCGGGCCTGTGGGTCTGCAGACATTGCTGGATTTGCTGGTGGGGGTTTACCAAGAGTTTCGTGCCTCGCCCCTTGCCAGGGAGAAGTACGTCTCAGGCTTCCTCCAATGGG TTGAGCCGTTGGTAAGACAGGTGAAGAGGACTCGTATTCAGAGGGATGATTTTGACATCTTGAAGGTGATTGGTAGAGGGACATTCAGTGAG GTGGCTGTAGCGAGGATGCGCAGCACGCAGCAAGTTTATGCCCTGAAGATTATGAACAAGTGGGACATGCTGAAGCGGGGAGAG ACAGCTTGCTACCAGGAGGAGAGGGAGGTCCTTCTGAAAGGAGACCGGCGCTGGATCACTGAGCTGCACTATGCTTTCCAGGATGATAACTATCTT TACCTAGTGATGGATTATTATGTTGGGGGTGACCTGTTAACCTTGCTCAGTAAATTTGGTGATCGCCTTCCAGAAGACATGGCCCAATTCTACCTGGCAGAAATGGTTATGGCTATAGACTCtgttcacaggcttggctacgTTCACAG AGATATAAAACCAGACAACATTTTGCTCACTGCTGAAGGCCATATAAGGTTGGGGGACTTTGGATCCTGTCTGAGGCTCCAGGAGGATGGCATG GTGCATTCTTCCTTGGCCGTGGGCACTCCGGACTACCTGTCCCCAGAGATCCTGCGGGcagtggagggaggaggagctTATGGTATAGAATGTGACTGGTGGGCACTGGGAGTGTGCACTTATGAGATGCTGTTTGGTACCACCCCCTTCTACGCCGAATCCATCTCTGAAACCTACGCCAAGATCATCCACTTCCAG GAGTACTTTGAATTCCCTCCTACAGATCCAGATGTTTCTGCAGAGGCGCGCTCTCTCATAACAGGGCTCATCTGCGAGAGGCAGGAGCGGCTAGGGACCCGGGGCTCAGGAGACTTTCGAGCCCACCCCTTCTTTGCTGGCCTGGACTGGGGATCCCTGCACCACCTCCCTCCCCCATTCCGGCCAGAGGTCTCCAACTCAACTGACACCTCCAACTTTGACGTGCTGGATGACTGCCTGAGTGAAACG GAGACATTGTCAGATGTCATGGATAGGGCACCTGTCGGAGTGCATCTGGCCTTTGTTGGCTACTCGTACACTGCTACAAG AGATACAGGTGCAATAGATCGAAGTCAGGTGATCATGATGGAGATTGACCATCAAGTTCAAGAATGTCATCACTTCGAGGAAAAGCTG ACTCCAGTGTGGCCCTGTATAAAAGCTGATACACCTGCAGTGCTGGAGCTCCCCCTGGCGATGGAGCATGGAACTGCAGAATTGTCCACCGAGCTCGAGAAGAGCAGGAGACAAAACGAGGAGCTGGAAAG GAGGCTTCAGGAAGTGGAGAAGAGAAATGGAGAGCTGGAGAGAGAGCTGGAAAAGCTGCAGGGAGAGATCCAGGGCCTGAGAAACCAGAGGGAAAAAGGCAAGAAAATTGCAG AGATGAGGGTCTGTCCATCGCCTTTCTCTCTACCTGCCcaccctctggacccagtggggGAT aacaCAGTAGCGCCTCCTGCCTGCCATTACCCACTGGTAATACCTGTCCTTCGACACCTACTGCTGTTTCACAgg GTCCGCTGGCCGCAGGTGAGGTGTGAGTCGTATCTACTGGTCTGTGCAGGGGGGGGTGAGCTCCCAGCCTGGGAGCGTCACTGCAGCTCTGAGCTCTCCTGA
- the dmpk gene encoding myotonin-protein kinase isoform X2, with amino-acid sequence MSEGPGSGDSDLAVGHQALGPVGLQTLLDLLVGVYQEFRASPLAREKYVSGFLQWVEPLVRQVKRTRIQRDDFDILKVIGRGTFSEVAVARMRSTQQVYALKIMNKWDMLKRGETACYQEEREVLLKGDRRWITELHYAFQDDNYLYLVMDYYVGGDLLTLLSKFGDRLPEDMAQFYLAEMVMAIDSVHRLGYVHRDIKPDNILLTAEGHIRLGDFGSCLRLQEDGMVHSSLAVGTPDYLSPEILRAVEGGGAYGIECDWWALGVCTYEMLFGTTPFYAESISETYAKIIHFQEYFEFPPTDPDVSAEARSLITGLICERQERLGTRGSGDFRAHPFFAGLDWGSLHHLPPPFRPEVSNSTDTSNFDVLDDCLSETETLSDVMDRAPVGVHLAFVGYSYTATRDTGAIDRSQVIMMEIDHQVQECHHFEEKLTPVWPCIKADTPAVLELPLAMEHGTAELSTELEKSRRQNEELERRLQEVEKRNGELERELEKLQGEIQGLRNQREKEMRVCPSPFSLPAHPLDPVGDNTVAPPACHYPLVIPVLRHLLLFHRVRWPQVRCESYLLVCAGGGELPAWERHCSSELS; translated from the exons ATGTCAGAGGGCCCCGGGTCTGGAGATTCCGACCTGGCAGTGGGCCACCAAGCCCTCGGGCCTGTGGGTCTGCAGACATTGCTGGATTTGCTGGTGGGGGTTTACCAAGAGTTTCGTGCCTCGCCCCTTGCCAGGGAGAAGTACGTCTCAGGCTTCCTCCAATGGG TTGAGCCGTTGGTAAGACAGGTGAAGAGGACTCGTATTCAGAGGGATGATTTTGACATCTTGAAGGTGATTGGTAGAGGGACATTCAGTGAG GTGGCTGTAGCGAGGATGCGCAGCACGCAGCAAGTTTATGCCCTGAAGATTATGAACAAGTGGGACATGCTGAAGCGGGGAGAG ACAGCTTGCTACCAGGAGGAGAGGGAGGTCCTTCTGAAAGGAGACCGGCGCTGGATCACTGAGCTGCACTATGCTTTCCAGGATGATAACTATCTT TACCTAGTGATGGATTATTATGTTGGGGGTGACCTGTTAACCTTGCTCAGTAAATTTGGTGATCGCCTTCCAGAAGACATGGCCCAATTCTACCTGGCAGAAATGGTTATGGCTATAGACTCtgttcacaggcttggctacgTTCACAG AGATATAAAACCAGACAACATTTTGCTCACTGCTGAAGGCCATATAAGGTTGGGGGACTTTGGATCCTGTCTGAGGCTCCAGGAGGATGGCATG GTGCATTCTTCCTTGGCCGTGGGCACTCCGGACTACCTGTCCCCAGAGATCCTGCGGGcagtggagggaggaggagctTATGGTATAGAATGTGACTGGTGGGCACTGGGAGTGTGCACTTATGAGATGCTGTTTGGTACCACCCCCTTCTACGCCGAATCCATCTCTGAAACCTACGCCAAGATCATCCACTTCCAG GAGTACTTTGAATTCCCTCCTACAGATCCAGATGTTTCTGCAGAGGCGCGCTCTCTCATAACAGGGCTCATCTGCGAGAGGCAGGAGCGGCTAGGGACCCGGGGCTCAGGAGACTTTCGAGCCCACCCCTTCTTTGCTGGCCTGGACTGGGGATCCCTGCACCACCTCCCTCCCCCATTCCGGCCAGAGGTCTCCAACTCAACTGACACCTCCAACTTTGACGTGCTGGATGACTGCCTGAGTGAAACG GAGACATTGTCAGATGTCATGGATAGGGCACCTGTCGGAGTGCATCTGGCCTTTGTTGGCTACTCGTACACTGCTACAAG AGATACAGGTGCAATAGATCGAAGTCAGGTGATCATGATGGAGATTGACCATCAAGTTCAAGAATGTCATCACTTCGAGGAAAAGCTG ACTCCAGTGTGGCCCTGTATAAAAGCTGATACACCTGCAGTGCTGGAGCTCCCCCTGGCGATGGAGCATGGAACTGCAGAATTGTCCACCGAGCTCGAGAAGAGCAGGAGACAAAACGAGGAGCTGGAAAG GAGGCTTCAGGAAGTGGAGAAGAGAAATGGAGAGCTGGAGAGAGAGCTGGAAAAGCTGCAGGGAGAGATCCAGGGCCTGAGAAACCAGAGGGAAAAAG AGATGAGGGTCTGTCCATCGCCTTTCTCTCTACCTGCCcaccctctggacccagtggggGAT aacaCAGTAGCGCCTCCTGCCTGCCATTACCCACTGGTAATACCTGTCCTTCGACACCTACTGCTGTTTCACAgg GTCCGCTGGCCGCAGGTGAGGTGTGAGTCGTATCTACTGGTCTGTGCAGGGGGGGGTGAGCTCCCAGCCTGGGAGCGTCACTGCAGCTCTGAGCTCTCCTGA